From Pan troglodytes isolate AG18354 chromosome 9, NHGRI_mPanTro3-v2.0_pri, whole genome shotgun sequence, the proteins below share one genomic window:
- the PLAAT3 gene encoding phospholipase A and acyltransferase 3 isoform X1 codes for MRAPIPEPKPGDLIEIFRPFYRHWAIYVGDGYVVHLAPPSEVAGAGAASVMSALTDKAIVKKELLYDVAGSDKYQVNNKHDDKYSPLPCSKIIQRAEELVGQEVLYKLTSENCEHFVNELRYGVARSDQMVSHSVTQAGMQWCDLGSLQPPPPGSSDSPASAF; via the exons CCAGAGCCTAAGCCTGGAGACCTGATTGAGATTTTTCGCCCTTTCTACAGACACTGGGCCATCTATGTTGGCGATGGATATGTAGTTCATCTGGCCCCTCCAA GTGAGGTTGCAGGAGCTGGTGCAGCCAGTGTCATGTCCGCCCTGACTGACAAGGCCATCGTGAAGAAGGAATTGCTCTATGATGTGGCCGGGAGTGACAAGTACCAGGTCAACAACAAACACGATGACAAGTACTCGCCGCTGCCCTGCAGCAAAATCATCCAGCGGGCGGAGGAGCTGGTGGGGCAGGAGGTGCTCTACAAGCTGACCAGTGAGAACTGCGAGCACTTTGTGAATGAGCTGCGCTATGGAGTTGCCCGCAGTGACCAG atggtgtctcactctgtcacccaggctggaatgcagtggtgcgatctcggctcactgcaacctccgcctcccggttcaagtgattctcctgcctcagccttctga